A portion of the Chrysemys picta bellii isolate R12L10 unplaced genomic scaffold, ASM1138683v2 scaf3, whole genome shotgun sequence genome contains these proteins:
- the LOC101940095 gene encoding interferon-inducible GTPase 5-like: MALDGFRAAVKQGSLTDAISNVQQRTPESFNSHTLHIAVTGESGSGKSSLINAMRGLSAGDEGAAETGMLDTMTEPMAYPDPVLPGVTLWDLPGVGTSSFPLDSYCKQLNLSRFEFYIIVGSQRFRSDHARLACEIQRMGKRFYFVRSKADMDLDASRRQRPSSYNEERILEQIREDCRRGVAAEGVGHPQVFVVSSWEPNRYDFPLLRQTLQTELPLLKRHAFLLSLPAVTSPIINQKKAALKAEIWKIALFSCFLAAVPVPGLSFLGTFVVFRKHLFRYYSNFGVDNRSLSALAQQVGKPVEELTAVMTSLGMTPMTALKLLLDSVGAAVMVREYSWKRLPVFGAMVSGGVALITTYFMLRKCLASVADDTQRVLSKALEAERENTI, translated from the coding sequence ATGGCTCTCGATGGGTTCAGAGCCGCTGTCAAGCAAGGGAGCCTGACAGATGCGATTTCTAATGTGCAGCAGAGAACACCAGAGTCGTTTAACAGCCACACCCTCCACATCGCCGTCACAGGGGAGTCGGGCTCCGGGAAGTCCTCCCTCATCAACGCCATGCGGGGGCTATCTGCTGGTGATGAAGGCGCTGCTGAAACCGGGATGCTCGATACCATGACAGAGCCGATGGCTTATCCAGATCCCGTCCTCCCAGGTGTCACCCTCTGGGACCTGCCAGGGGTGGGGACATCCTCTTTCCCTCTAGACAGCTACTGTAAGCAGCTCAATTTGAGCCGATTTGAGTTCTACATCATCGTCGGCTCTCAACGCTTCCGCTCCGACCATGCGAGGCTGGCCTGTGAGATCCAGAGAATGGGCAAGAGGTTCTACTTTGTGCGCTCCAAAGCCGACATGGACCTGGACGCTTCCAGGAGGCAGCGTCCCTCCAGCTACAACGAGGAGAGGATCCTGGAGCAGATCAGGGAGGATTGCAGGAGAGGCGTAGCTGCTGAAGGAGTGGGCCACCCACAGGTTTTTGTCGTGTCCAGCTGGGAACCCAACCGCTACGATTTTCCCCTCCTGCGGCAAACTTTGCAGACGGAGCTGCCGCTCCTGAAGAGACACGCCTTCCTGCTTAGCCTGCCTGCTGTCACCTCACCCATCATCAACCAGAAAAAAGCCGCCCTGAAGGCGGAGATTTGGAAAATAGCCCTTTTCTCATGTTTTCTCGCTGCCGTTCCTGTCCCAGGTCTCTCTTTCTTGGGCACCTTCGTCGTCTTCAGGAAACACCTGTTCCGATACTACAGCAACTTCGGCGTGGACAACAGGTCCCTCTCTGCTCTCGCCCAACAGGTTGGGAAGCCCGTGGAGGAGCTGACGGCCGTGATGACGTCCTTGGGAATGACCCCCATGACGGCTCTGAAGCTGTTGTTGGAttcggtgggggctgctgtgatggtaAGGGAATATTCGTGGAAGCGCCTCCCCGTATTTGGTGCCATGGTGTCTGGAGGGGTGGCACTCATTACCACGTACTTCATGCTGCGGAAGTGTTTGGCCTCTGTAGCTGACGACACCCAGCGGGTTCTGAGCAAAGCACTGGAAGCAGAAAGGGAAAACACCATCTAG
- the LOC135977543 gene encoding interferon-inducible GTPase 5-like, whose amino-acid sequence MALDGFRAAVYQGNLTDAISNVQKRTPESFNSHTLHIAITGESGSGKSSLINTMRGLRAGDEGAAETGMLDTMTMPVAYQDPVLPGVTLWDLPGVGTPYFPLNTYCEALNLSQYDFFIIVGSQRFRSDHARLVREIQRMGKRFYFVRSKADMDLDASRRQRPSSYNEERILEQIREDCRRGVAAEGVGHPPVFVVSSWEPNRYDFPLLRQTLQMELPCLKRDAFLLSLPAVASPII is encoded by the coding sequence ATGGCTCTCGATGGGTTCAGAGCCGCTGTCTATCAAGGGAACCTGACAGATGCGATTTCTAATGTGCAGAAGAGAACACCAGAGTCATTTAATAGCCACACCCTCCACATCGCCATCACGGGGGAGTCGGGCTCCGGGAAGTCCTCCCTCATCAACACCATGCGGGGGCTACGTGCTGGTGATGAAGGCGCTGCTGAAACCGGGATGCTCGATACCATGACGATGCCGGTGGCTTATCAAGATCCCGTCCTCCCAGGCGTCACCCTCTGGGACCTGCCAGGGGTGGGGACGCCCTATTTCCCTCTAAACACCTACTGTGAGGCGCTCAATTTGAGCCAATACGACTTCTTCATCATCGTCGGCTCCCAGCGCTTCCGCTCCGACCACGCCAGGCTGGTCCGTGAAATCCAGAGAATGGGCAAGAGGTTCTACTTTGTGCGCTCCAAAGCCGACATGGACCTGGACGCTTCCAGGAGGCAGCGTCCCTCCAGCTACAACGAGGAGAGGATCCTGGAGCAGATCAGGGAGGATTGCAGGAGAGGCGTAGCTGCTGAAGGAGTGGGCCACCCACCGGTTTTTGTCGTGTCCAGCTGGGAACCCAACCGCTACGATTTCCCACTCCTGCGACAAACTTTGCAGATGGAGCTGCCGTGCCTGAAGAGAGACGCCTTCCTGCTTAGCCTGCCTGCTGTCGCCTCGCCCATCATC